A genomic region of Streptomyces rimosus contains the following coding sequences:
- a CDS encoding DinB family protein produces MIEPNPKEDLLRYLQEGRDALVWKLDGLSEYDIRRPLTPTGTNLLGLVKHVASVELGYFGDTFGRPFFNEEPPSWWYTEESEPNSDMWAAAYESREQIVGLYRQAWEHSNSTIAALPLDAIGHVPWWPEERREVTLNHILVRVISDTQRHAGHADIVRELIDGSVGYLQGRDSLPPGDQAWWEGHRSRLERVAREVNG; encoded by the coding sequence ATGATCGAACCGAACCCGAAAGAGGACCTTCTCCGGTACTTGCAAGAAGGGCGTGACGCCCTGGTGTGGAAGCTCGATGGGCTCTCGGAGTACGACATCCGCCGCCCGCTGACCCCCACGGGCACGAATCTGTTGGGGCTGGTCAAGCACGTCGCCAGCGTGGAGTTGGGGTACTTCGGCGACACGTTTGGGCGGCCGTTCTTCAACGAGGAGCCACCGTCCTGGTGGTATACGGAGGAGTCAGAGCCCAACTCGGACATGTGGGCCGCGGCATACGAATCACGGGAACAGATCGTTGGGTTGTATCGCCAGGCGTGGGAGCACTCCAACAGCACGATCGCGGCGCTGCCGCTTGACGCGATCGGTCACGTCCCGTGGTGGCCGGAGGAACGCCGAGAGGTGACGCTGAACCACATCCTGGTGCGCGTGATCTCCGATACTCAGCGGCACGCCGGTCACGCCGACATCGTGCGAGAGCTCATCGACGGATCCGTCGGCTATTTGCAAGGCAGAGACAGCTTGCCGCCAGGGGATCAGGCGTGGTGGGAGGGCCACCGGAGCCGACTGGAGCGCGTGGCGCGGGAAGTGAACGGCTGA
- a CDS encoding TauD/TfdA family dioxygenase, with protein MRRTGREHRYGHPGTVSPPLPMLSGPADSPEIVADFHAMEPLDETAARAFDELREATLAVFAGTALEAGDLIIVDNRAAVHGRTAFRPRYDGQGRWLRRCFAVADLRPSRAIRAAGSQVCAPLGLVSAP; from the coding sequence GTGCGGCGGACCGGGCGCGAACACAGGTACGGGCACCCCGGCACCGTCTCGCCGCCCCTCCCCATGCTGAGCGGGCCGGCCGACAGCCCCGAGATCGTCGCCGACTTCCATGCCATGGAACCCTTGGACGAGACCGCGGCCCGCGCATTCGACGAGCTGCGCGAGGCCACGCTCGCTGTATTCGCCGGCACGGCCCTCGAAGCCGGCGACCTGATCATCGTGGACAACCGCGCCGCCGTGCACGGCCGTACAGCCTTCCGGCCCCGCTACGACGGGCAGGGCCGGTGGCTGCGGCGCTGCTTCGCGGTCGCCGACCTGCGCCCGTCCCGCGCCATCCGGGCCGCCGGATCCCAGGTGTGCGCGCCACTGGGGCTGGTGAGCGCGCCATGA
- a CDS encoding MarR family winged helix-turn-helix transcriptional regulator: MDTATEFGRLLGPLRRAVLRTRRSEGLPDLPEAQIELLRVLAEAGTITPREAAARLKAAPSTVSNLIRTLTTAGLVERTPSPTNLRTAHLTASPKALDMLDRYDRTSTAALRRALAGLRPESREALERSLPALAELLTALEAEAPTGQA, translated from the coding sequence ATGGACACCGCGACCGAATTCGGCCGACTCCTCGGCCCCCTGCGCCGAGCCGTACTGCGCACCCGCCGCTCCGAGGGCCTGCCCGACCTCCCCGAGGCCCAGATCGAACTCCTGCGGGTCCTGGCCGAAGCCGGCACGATCACCCCGCGCGAAGCCGCCGCCCGGCTCAAGGCGGCCCCCTCCACCGTCAGCAACCTCATCCGCACCCTGACCACAGCGGGCCTGGTCGAACGCACCCCCTCCCCCACCAACCTGCGCACAGCCCACCTCACCGCCTCCCCCAAGGCCCTCGACATGCTCGACCGCTACGACCGCACCAGCACCGCCGCCCTGCGCCGTGCCCTGGCCGGCCTGCGCCCGGAAAGCCGCGAGGCGCTGGAACGGTCGCTGCCCGCCCTCGCCGAACTGCTCACCGCCCTGGAAGCAGAGGCCCCCACTGGCCAGGCATGA
- a CDS encoding phenolic acid decarboxylase translates to MTTVADPIPAQDLSGIVGHRFIYTYANGWQYEMYVKNDHTIDYRIHSGHVGGRWVKDQEVDLVRLDEDSYKVSWTEPTGTSVSVNVMPGKRRLHGVIFFPDWIRRHGERTVCYQNDHLDAMRAYRDQGPTYPIYVVPEFAKITLFEHVGADDDSVVSVAPGDLPAGWSQRTD, encoded by the coding sequence ATGACCACTGTCGCTGACCCCATCCCCGCCCAGGACCTCTCCGGGATCGTCGGCCACCGCTTCATCTATACGTACGCCAACGGCTGGCAGTACGAGATGTACGTGAAGAACGACCACACCATCGACTACCGCATACACAGCGGCCACGTCGGCGGCCGGTGGGTCAAGGACCAGGAGGTCGACCTCGTCCGGCTCGACGAGGACAGCTACAAGGTGTCGTGGACCGAGCCCACCGGCACCTCGGTCTCCGTCAACGTCATGCCCGGCAAGCGCCGCCTGCACGGCGTGATCTTCTTCCCGGACTGGATCCGCCGGCACGGCGAGCGCACCGTCTGCTACCAGAACGACCACCTGGACGCGATGCGCGCCTACCGCGACCAGGGCCCGACCTACCCCATCTACGTGGTCCCCGAGTTCGCGAAGATCACGCTGTTCGAACACGTCGGCGCCGATGACGACTCGGTCGTCTCCGTCGCTCCCGGCGACCTTCCTGCCGGCTGGTCCCAGCGCACCGACTGA
- a CDS encoding SgcJ/EcaC family oxidoreductase codes for METTVTDQQTQEAEIVAIKQVFATLEHSQQNELPEEFVGLFRADAIWTTGGGKRLTGRDEISSFTHQVLPGAMKDSTATYEVVNVLFIRPDVAAVKAHAQYWTLEGKPIGNPGTPLYVMAKEGGQWRLVACQNTEVLDQ; via the coding sequence ATGGAGACGACCGTGACGGACCAGCAAACGCAGGAAGCCGAGATCGTGGCGATCAAGCAGGTGTTCGCCACGCTTGAGCATTCCCAGCAGAACGAGTTGCCCGAGGAGTTCGTCGGCCTGTTCCGGGCCGATGCGATCTGGACGACGGGCGGTGGCAAGCGCCTCACCGGTCGTGATGAGATTTCGTCCTTCACTCACCAGGTGCTGCCGGGAGCCATGAAGGACTCGACGGCCACGTACGAGGTGGTGAACGTGCTGTTCATCCGACCCGACGTCGCCGCGGTCAAGGCGCACGCGCAGTACTGGACGCTGGAGGGGAAGCCGATCGGGAACCCGGGCACCCCGCTCTACGTGATGGCCAAGGAGGGCGGGCAATGGCGCCTGGTCGCCTGCCAGAACACGGAGGTTCTCGACCAGTGA
- a CDS encoding TetR/AcrR family transcriptional regulator produces the protein MTTPPSGLRERKKQATREALREAALRLAVERGPDQVRVEDIAEAAGVSPRTYNNYFASREQAIVSAVTADREVRIAAAVAARPAGVRLADAVTEAVVEQYTNTGEREHEALLLIATRTALRDAFLDTTAGIEHPLTEVIAERLGDAGAHTARVLAASVTAAVRIALESWLRPANAGAAGSFAAGGLVLPSGSLPDQLRAALAPLAPAFDAAERHTRP, from the coding sequence GTGACGACACCACCATCAGGGCTGCGGGAGCGGAAGAAGCAGGCCACGCGCGAGGCGCTACGCGAAGCGGCCCTGCGCTTGGCCGTGGAGCGCGGACCGGACCAGGTACGGGTCGAGGACATTGCCGAAGCGGCCGGGGTCTCGCCGCGCACCTACAACAACTACTTCGCCAGCCGCGAGCAGGCGATCGTCTCCGCCGTCACCGCGGACCGGGAGGTACGGATCGCGGCGGCGGTCGCGGCCCGTCCTGCAGGAGTGCGCCTGGCTGACGCCGTCACCGAAGCAGTGGTCGAGCAGTACACGAACACCGGAGAGCGCGAACACGAGGCGCTGCTGCTGATCGCCACCCGGACCGCGCTGCGCGACGCGTTCCTCGACACCACCGCCGGCATCGAGCACCCTCTCACCGAGGTGATCGCCGAACGCCTGGGTGACGCCGGTGCACACACAGCCCGCGTCCTCGCGGCAAGCGTGACCGCCGCAGTCCGCATCGCGTTGGAAAGCTGGCTCCGGCCGGCCAACGCGGGGGCCGCTGGGAGTTTCGCCGCCGGAGGACTGGTCCTGCCCTCCGGCTCACTGCCCGACCAGCTCCGCGCAGCGCTGGCCCCGCTCGCGCCCGCGTTCGATGCCGCAGAGCGGCATACCCGGCCGTGA
- a CDS encoding Lrp/AsnC family transcriptional regulator, whose product MTESAAVQPDDVRIIRALQVAPRASFASIAAVLGLTEGAVSRRYRRLRAEGAIRVAGVVDPGALGQSRWLVRLRCRPGSVTAIAHALAKRDDVSWVALGAAGSEITCAVRSRTRKQREDLLGQRLPRTASVIDIHASAVLRQFAGGRGHYWAALNGTLTPQEEAMLGSEGPPFTEIPVVTRDPVHLTPGDEKMLEALAADGRASLVDLGQAADLTPGRASRRLQALLRHRVVYIDVEIAPAALGYHARAHLWLRVHPSAVKNVGRTLAQEPEIAFAAATSGPHNILATAHSRDLDELFEFTSDRIGPLPGVQNMEISPLLEQIKQVGTLVSGDRLVEQRSTPARH is encoded by the coding sequence ATGACCGAATCCGCCGCCGTACAGCCCGACGATGTGCGAATCATCCGCGCACTCCAAGTCGCCCCGCGGGCCTCGTTCGCCTCGATCGCGGCTGTACTCGGCCTCACCGAAGGCGCCGTCAGCCGCAGATACCGACGACTGCGCGCCGAAGGCGCCATCCGCGTCGCCGGCGTCGTCGACCCCGGGGCCCTGGGACAAAGCAGATGGCTGGTACGACTGCGCTGCCGCCCCGGCAGCGTCACGGCAATCGCCCACGCACTCGCCAAACGCGACGACGTCAGCTGGGTGGCCCTCGGCGCCGCAGGCTCCGAAATCACCTGCGCAGTCCGGTCACGGACCCGCAAACAACGAGAGGACCTCCTCGGCCAGCGGCTTCCGCGCACCGCATCCGTCATCGACATCCATGCCTCCGCCGTACTGCGCCAATTCGCCGGCGGCCGCGGCCACTACTGGGCCGCACTGAACGGCACACTGACTCCGCAAGAAGAAGCGATGCTCGGCAGCGAAGGCCCCCCGTTCACGGAAATCCCGGTCGTCACCCGCGATCCAGTGCACCTCACCCCCGGGGACGAGAAAATGCTCGAAGCTCTCGCCGCAGACGGCCGCGCCAGCCTCGTCGACCTCGGCCAAGCAGCAGACCTCACCCCCGGACGCGCATCACGCCGCCTTCAGGCACTGCTCCGCCACCGCGTCGTCTACATCGATGTCGAAATCGCCCCAGCCGCACTGGGCTACCACGCTCGGGCCCACCTGTGGCTCCGCGTACACCCCTCGGCAGTCAAGAACGTGGGACGCACCCTCGCACAAGAACCCGAAATCGCCTTCGCCGCAGCCACCTCCGGACCCCACAACATCCTGGCCACCGCACACAGCCGAGATCTCGACGAACTCTTCGAATTCACATCGGACCGCATCGGACCGCTGCCCGGCGTCCAGAACATGGAAATCTCCCCCCTGCTCGAGCAGATCAAACAGGTCGGCACACTCGTATCCGGCGACCGCCTCGTCGAACAGCGAAGCACCCCAGCGCGACACTGA
- a CDS encoding SDR family oxidoreductase, with amino-acid sequence MSSTGADRYTPTALIVGASRGLGYAMAAELAARGWNVIGTVRDTAARTLLHDLADRSGGRVLIEHLDINEPAQLAPLHERLAQRELDILFVNAGTTNNEATPIGAVPAAEFAEVMMTNALSPLRVIEALEGLVSPTGLIGVMSSGQGSITNNTTGLREVYRGSKAALNMFMRSFAVRQSGTRRALLLMAPGWIRTDLGGQDAPFTIDETVPEIVDVLLSRLGKPGLAYLDRFGQSVPW; translated from the coding sequence GTGTCATCAACTGGTGCGGACCGGTACACGCCGACCGCTCTCATCGTCGGGGCGTCACGCGGCCTCGGTTATGCCATGGCGGCCGAACTGGCCGCCCGGGGGTGGAATGTCATCGGCACGGTCCGCGACACCGCTGCCCGAACGCTCCTGCACGACCTGGCGGACCGGTCCGGCGGGCGTGTTCTTATCGAGCATCTCGACATCAACGAGCCCGCACAGCTGGCTCCGCTGCACGAGCGTCTGGCGCAGCGCGAACTGGACATTCTCTTTGTCAACGCGGGCACCACGAACAATGAGGCGACGCCGATCGGCGCGGTTCCCGCAGCCGAATTCGCCGAGGTGATGATGACCAATGCGCTCAGCCCGCTGCGTGTCATCGAAGCCCTTGAGGGCCTCGTTTCCCCGACCGGGCTCATCGGGGTGATGTCCTCCGGGCAGGGCAGCATCACGAACAATACGACCGGGCTGCGCGAGGTTTACCGCGGCAGCAAAGCAGCCCTGAATATGTTCATGCGCAGTTTTGCGGTGCGGCAGTCCGGGACCCGGCGCGCCCTCCTGCTCATGGCGCCAGGCTGGATCCGTACAGACCTGGGAGGACAGGATGCGCCCTTCACCATCGACGAAACGGTCCCGGAAATCGTGGACGTACTCCTGTCGAGGCTGGGAAAGCCGGGCCTTGCGTACCTGGACCGCTTCGGTCAGAGCGTCCCGTGGTGA
- a CDS encoding amidohydrolase family protein has protein sequence MTVKIIAIEEHWNSVTIREALDRLPDGARDDSVIFNTMGDNQARLEDIGQGRIEAMDAAGIDISVLSVVTPATQALPAREAIVLARDANDEAADAVRAHPDRFRAFATLPTGDPQAAAAELERCATRLGHVGTMVFGRTGNRMLDDPAYDDLLATAARLHQPVFLHPQIASNELRDAAYRGLGPQIGLALASFGWGWHMDAGLAALRLILRGTFDRHPGLQLVLGHWGEMLLFWMDRIEGLSHVATHLERRVSDYIQTNIHITCSGMLQERLLRHTLDFTGADRVLFSTDYPFHRPGAAAVGQFFDAVPSPADRARIASGNAEALFRLGEVR, from the coding sequence ATGACCGTGAAAATCATCGCAATCGAAGAACACTGGAACAGCGTCACCATCCGCGAGGCGCTCGATCGCCTGCCGGACGGGGCGCGGGACGACAGCGTCATCTTCAACACCATGGGCGACAACCAGGCCCGGCTCGAGGACATCGGGCAGGGCCGCATCGAGGCGATGGACGCCGCCGGCATCGACATCTCCGTCCTGTCGGTCGTCACACCTGCCACCCAGGCCCTCCCCGCCCGCGAGGCCATCGTGCTGGCCAGAGACGCGAACGACGAGGCCGCTGATGCGGTGCGCGCGCATCCGGACCGCTTCCGCGCGTTCGCGACGCTGCCGACCGGCGATCCGCAGGCCGCGGCAGCCGAACTCGAACGGTGCGCCACCAGGCTGGGACACGTCGGCACCATGGTCTTCGGCCGGACCGGCAACCGGATGCTGGACGATCCCGCCTACGACGACCTGCTCGCCACCGCGGCCCGCCTGCACCAGCCGGTCTTCCTCCACCCGCAGATCGCCTCCAATGAGCTGCGCGATGCCGCCTACCGGGGGCTGGGTCCACAGATCGGTCTCGCGCTGGCGAGTTTCGGCTGGGGCTGGCACATGGACGCGGGCCTGGCCGCGCTGCGGCTCATCCTGCGGGGCACGTTCGACCGCCACCCCGGTCTCCAGCTCGTCCTCGGTCACTGGGGCGAGATGCTGCTGTTCTGGATGGACCGCATCGAGGGCCTCTCCCATGTCGCCACACACCTCGAACGCCGGGTGTCGGACTACATCCAGACCAACATCCACATCACCTGCAGCGGGATGCTGCAGGAACGGCTGCTGCGCCACACCCTGGACTTCACCGGCGCAGACCGCGTGCTGTTCTCCACCGACTACCCCTTCCACCGGCCCGGCGCGGCGGCAGTCGGGCAGTTCTTCGACGCCGTCCCCAGCCCCGCGGACCGCGCCAGGATCGCTTCCGGCAACGCGGAGGCCCTGTTCCGGCTGGGTGAGGTCCGGTGA